Proteins encoded within one genomic window of Nitrospina gracilis 3/211:
- a CDS encoding GAF domain-containing sensor histidine kinase codes for MTTYFCLMELQWAEKFLKAGELEKAYNRLQEESSYLQLNRDIAFQTNMSKTLEEAIEYSLERICREIDWVLGHFFRFEDKEKKLFPTGIWFCQNPHRYEDFIKVTEVTKLEAGEGLPGRVLGDSRPHWIKDVGQDTNFARNRMVEELGVKTGLAFPVYIGSKVVGVMEFFSNKELEPNARLLEVMESIGFLLGRVMERQKVDKDKGEYNNHLRRLYHRLDSIREEESKRIAREVHDELGQVLTAIKLDLSRIQAKVPPERKDISEDVDLITDLIQKTIQTVKRISLDLRPPVLDRMSLTEAIEWQGKLFQSRTGIEFDLSTQPDIISLDTQRSSTIYRIFQECLTNVIRHSEASKVNVDLTDREGLLTMRVFDNGKGLVPEQINENFSLGLLGMKERAQIWGGQVYLNGRKNEGTTITIELKH; via the coding sequence ATGACCACCTATTTCTGCCTGATGGAATTGCAGTGGGCGGAAAAGTTTTTGAAGGCGGGTGAACTGGAAAAAGCTTACAACCGCCTGCAGGAGGAAAGCTCTTACCTTCAATTGAATCGGGATATCGCATTCCAGACGAATATGAGCAAGACCCTGGAAGAAGCGATCGAGTATTCGCTGGAAAGAATCTGCCGGGAGATTGACTGGGTGTTGGGTCACTTTTTCCGCTTCGAGGATAAAGAAAAAAAACTTTTTCCAACCGGCATCTGGTTTTGTCAGAACCCGCACCGATACGAGGATTTCATTAAGGTCACCGAGGTGACAAAACTGGAGGCGGGTGAAGGCTTGCCGGGCCGGGTGCTTGGGGATTCCAGGCCCCATTGGATTAAGGATGTGGGACAGGACACCAACTTTGCCCGTAACAGAATGGTGGAAGAACTGGGAGTCAAAACGGGATTGGCGTTTCCGGTTTACATCGGGTCCAAGGTTGTGGGAGTCATGGAGTTTTTTTCGAACAAGGAGCTGGAGCCCAATGCCCGCCTGCTGGAAGTGATGGAGAGCATCGGTTTCCTGCTTGGCCGGGTCATGGAACGACAGAAGGTGGACAAAGATAAAGGAGAATACAACAACCATCTGCGCAGGCTATATCATCGTCTCGATTCAATTCGGGAAGAGGAGAGCAAACGGATTGCGAGGGAGGTGCACGACGAACTGGGCCAGGTGCTGACGGCAATCAAGCTGGACCTTTCCCGAATTCAGGCCAAGGTTCCGCCGGAAAGAAAGGATATTTCGGAGGATGTGGACCTGATCACCGACCTGATCCAGAAAACGATCCAAACCGTCAAACGAATTTCTCTGGACCTGAGACCTCCTGTCCTGGACCGGATGAGCTTGACGGAAGCCATCGAATGGCAGGGGAAATTGTTTCAAAGCCGCACGGGTATCGAGTTTGATTTGTCAACGCAACCGGATATCATTAGCCTCGACACGCAGAGGTCCAGCACCATCTACCGGATTTTTCAGGAATGCCTCACCAATGTGATTCGCCACTCCGAAGCCAGCAAGGTGAATGTGGACCTCACGGATCGAGAAGGCCTGTTGACAATGAGGGTGTTCGATAACGGAAAAGGGCTCGTTCCGGAACAGATTAATGAAAACTTCTCGCTCGGTTTGCTTGGCATGAAGGAACGCGCACAAATCTGGGGTGGGCAGGTTTACTTGAATGGACGAAAGAACGAGGGTACAACCATAACCATAGAGTTGAAGCATTGA
- the lpdA gene encoding dihydrolipoyl dehydrogenase: MVEHPLIVIGAGPGGYAAAFLAADKGLDVTLVDDRNAPGGVCLHVGCIPSKTLLHIAKLIGEARQAKEWGLDFGEPRIDLKGLRKWKNKVVEQMTGGLAQLSKQRKVKRINGRAVFQNAHSVKVGNELLKFKHCIVATGSRPAWPKGFPKPGGRLMDSTNALEIEDIPERLLVIGGGYIGLEMGTVYAALGSKVTVVEMTGDLLSGVDRDLVRPLQKKLAGEFEAIHLNTNVKSLKENVDDVQAIFQNDDGSREDAFDRVLVAVGRQPNTEGLGLDAASVELDEHGFIPVNAQRQTAEPAIYAIGDVTGGALLAHKAAHEARVAVEAIAGEKTEWNPHAIPAVVFTDPEIAWCGLTESEAKEKKIDVEIAKFPWGASGRAQSLGRTEGVTKLVLQPKTGRVLGVGLCGAGSGELISEGVLAVEMGAVAEDIARSIHPHPTLSETLMESAETFLGTATHIMRKK; encoded by the coding sequence ATGGTTGAGCACCCGTTGATCGTGATCGGAGCCGGACCCGGCGGTTATGCCGCGGCGTTCCTCGCTGCAGACAAGGGCTTGGATGTGACGCTGGTCGATGACCGCAACGCCCCGGGCGGCGTGTGCCTGCATGTCGGGTGTATTCCTTCCAAAACCCTCCTGCACATCGCCAAACTCATCGGTGAAGCCCGGCAGGCGAAAGAATGGGGACTCGACTTCGGCGAACCGCGCATCGATCTTAAAGGTCTCCGCAAATGGAAGAACAAAGTCGTCGAACAGATGACCGGCGGACTCGCACAGTTGTCCAAACAACGGAAAGTGAAACGCATCAATGGTCGCGCGGTGTTTCAGAATGCGCATTCGGTGAAAGTCGGCAACGAGTTATTGAAGTTCAAACACTGCATCGTCGCAACCGGTTCGCGTCCCGCCTGGCCGAAGGGGTTTCCGAAACCCGGCGGGCGGTTGATGGACTCCACCAACGCCCTCGAGATAGAAGACATACCCGAACGCCTGCTTGTGATTGGCGGTGGCTACATCGGCCTGGAAATGGGCACGGTGTACGCGGCGCTGGGAAGCAAGGTCACGGTGGTGGAAATGACGGGCGACCTGCTTTCCGGCGTGGACCGCGACCTGGTGCGCCCGTTGCAAAAAAAACTGGCGGGGGAATTTGAAGCCATTCACCTGAACACGAATGTGAAATCTCTGAAAGAGAATGTAGATGACGTCCAAGCCATTTTCCAAAACGACGACGGGTCACGCGAGGACGCTTTCGATCGCGTGCTCGTCGCCGTCGGCCGCCAACCCAATACGGAAGGTTTGGGACTCGACGCCGCGTCCGTCGAGCTCGACGAACACGGCTTCATTCCGGTGAACGCGCAACGTCAAACGGCCGAGCCCGCCATTTACGCTATCGGCGATGTCACCGGTGGCGCATTGCTTGCCCACAAGGCGGCGCACGAAGCGCGGGTGGCGGTGGAAGCGATCGCCGGAGAGAAAACGGAATGGAACCCGCACGCCATCCCGGCGGTGGTGTTCACCGATCCGGAGATCGCGTGGTGCGGTCTGACAGAAAGCGAAGCGAAAGAAAAAAAGATCGATGTGGAGATTGCGAAATTTCCGTGGGGTGCGTCCGGCCGCGCTCAGAGCCTGGGCCGTACCGAGGGCGTGACCAAACTTGTCCTGCAACCCAAAACCGGCCGCGTGCTGGGCGTGGGGCTCTGCGGTGCAGGCTCGGGGGAATTGATCTCCGAAGGTGTGCTTGCCGTTGAAATGGGAGCGGTGGCGGAAGACATTGCGCGCTCCATCCATCCCCACCCGACGCTGTCCGAGACGCTGATGGAGTCGGCGGAAACTTTTCTAGGCACTGCCACGCACATCATGCGCAAAAAATAA
- a CDS encoding NADP-dependent isocitrate dehydrogenase, which produces MSDKPDIIYTKVDEAPELASGSFLPIIQSFSKVAGLKVGTMDISLAGRIIAQFPERLKPEQQQPDDLAILGDMVKEPTCNVIKLPNISASIPQIKAVVKELQEQGYDIPDYPDEPKTDEEKDFVARFDKVKGSAVNPVLRQGNSDRRASASVKNFARKNPHRMGKWAKDSKTDVASMTSGDFRSNEKSTTITAAQAGKAKLEFTDASGKTTVLKENITIDEGDIVDATKMSAKALDAFLKASKEEAKKRGVLFSLHMKATMMKVSDPIIFGHGVVTYFEDVFKKHGDTFKELGVNPYNGLGDVLARIEKLPADKKKEIEDDIQASMKEGPDLAMVDSDRGITNLHVPSDIIIDASMAAAIRTSGKMWGPDGKEHDTLAVIPDSSYAGIYQACIEFCKENGEFDPSTMGSVPNVGLMAQKAQEYGSHDKTFEAKEDGTIRLIDAKGNTLHEHQVEKGDIFRSCIVKDIPIQDWVKLAVNRSRASNTPVVFWLDKNRPHDAEIIKKLNVYLKDHDTNGLDIQVMAPVDAMKHSLARAKKGEDTISATGNVLRDYLTDLFPILELGTSAKMLSIVPLINGGGLFETGAGGSAPKHVQQFQKEGHLRWDSLGEFLALAESLAHLSKTFGNKKAQVLADALDRATGKLMENKKNPGRELGELDNAGSHVYEALYWAQELAAQSDDADLKERFTPIAKQMEEKLETILKELQDAKGKPVDLGGYYHPDPKKVAAAMRPSKTFNSILDSI; this is translated from the coding sequence ATGTCAGATAAACCAGATATTATATACACGAAAGTTGATGAAGCTCCTGAGTTGGCGAGCGGTTCGTTTCTACCGATCATTCAGTCCTTCAGTAAAGTGGCAGGCCTGAAAGTCGGCACCATGGACATCTCGCTGGCGGGCCGCATCATTGCGCAGTTTCCCGAACGGCTGAAACCGGAACAGCAACAGCCGGATGACCTCGCCATCCTGGGCGACATGGTCAAAGAGCCCACCTGCAACGTCATCAAACTGCCGAACATCAGCGCGTCCATTCCGCAGATCAAGGCCGTTGTCAAGGAATTGCAGGAGCAGGGTTACGACATTCCGGACTATCCGGACGAGCCTAAAACGGATGAGGAAAAAGACTTTGTGGCCCGCTTTGACAAAGTCAAGGGCAGTGCCGTGAACCCGGTTCTTCGCCAGGGCAACTCCGACCGCCGCGCTTCGGCTTCGGTCAAAAATTTTGCCAGGAAAAACCCGCACCGCATGGGCAAGTGGGCCAAGGATTCCAAAACCGATGTCGCCAGCATGACCAGCGGCGATTTCCGGTCGAATGAAAAATCCACCACCATCACTGCGGCGCAGGCGGGCAAGGCGAAACTCGAGTTCACCGATGCCAGCGGCAAAACCACGGTACTCAAAGAGAACATCACGATTGACGAAGGCGACATTGTCGATGCCACCAAGATGAGCGCCAAGGCTCTTGACGCTTTCTTGAAGGCATCGAAAGAGGAAGCCAAAAAGCGCGGTGTTCTGTTCTCCCTTCACATGAAGGCGACGATGATGAAGGTCTCTGACCCGATCATCTTCGGCCACGGTGTGGTGACTTATTTCGAGGACGTGTTCAAGAAGCATGGTGACACGTTCAAGGAACTGGGCGTCAATCCGTACAACGGGTTGGGCGATGTGCTGGCGCGCATCGAGAAACTTCCCGCCGACAAGAAAAAGGAAATCGAGGACGACATCCAGGCCAGCATGAAGGAAGGCCCGGATCTGGCGATGGTCGACTCCGATCGCGGCATCACCAACCTGCACGTGCCGAGCGATATCATCATCGACGCGTCCATGGCCGCGGCCATCCGCACCTCCGGCAAAATGTGGGGTCCGGACGGCAAGGAGCACGACACGCTGGCGGTGATTCCGGACAGCAGTTATGCCGGCATCTACCAGGCCTGCATCGAGTTCTGTAAGGAAAACGGCGAGTTCGACCCGTCCACCATGGGCAGTGTTCCCAACGTCGGCCTCATGGCGCAGAAGGCACAGGAGTACGGCTCCCATGACAAAACCTTCGAGGCCAAGGAAGACGGCACCATCCGCCTCATCGATGCCAAGGGCAACACCCTGCACGAGCATCAGGTGGAGAAGGGCGACATCTTCCGCAGCTGTATTGTCAAAGACATCCCGATTCAGGACTGGGTGAAGCTGGCCGTCAACCGCTCGCGCGCGTCCAACACGCCGGTTGTGTTCTGGCTGGATAAGAACCGCCCGCATGATGCGGAGATCATCAAGAAGCTGAACGTGTATCTGAAGGATCATGACACCAACGGTCTCGACATCCAGGTCATGGCTCCGGTCGATGCGATGAAGCACTCGCTCGCACGCGCCAAGAAGGGTGAGGATACCATTTCGGCCACGGGTAACGTACTTCGTGACTACCTGACCGATCTGTTCCCGATCCTCGAGCTCGGTACCAGCGCCAAGATGCTGTCGATCGTTCCGCTGATCAATGGCGGCGGTCTGTTCGAGACCGGTGCCGGCGGTTCCGCACCGAAACACGTTCAGCAGTTCCAGAAGGAAGGGCATCTCCGCTGGGATTCGCTGGGTGAGTTCCTGGCGCTGGCGGAATCCCTGGCTCATCTCAGCAAGACCTTCGGCAACAAAAAAGCCCAGGTGCTGGCGGATGCGCTGGACCGCGCGACCGGAAAACTCATGGAAAACAAGAAAAATCCGGGCCGCGAGCTGGGTGAGTTGGACAACGCCGGTAGCCATGTTTACGAAGCGCTCTACTGGGCACAGGAGCTGGCCGCACAGAGCGACGATGCGGACCTCAAGGAACGGTTCACCCCCATCGCCAAGCAGATGGAGGAGAAGCTCGAAACCATCCTCAAGGAATTGCAGGATGCGAAGGGCAAGCCGGTGGACTTGGGTGGGTACTACCATCCGGACCCGAAGAAGGTGGCCGCGGCCATGCGCCCGAGCAAGACCTTCAACTCGATCCTGGACAGCATCTAA
- a CDS encoding response regulator transcription factor: MKNIKILVADDHPIFRQGIHRAFSAIKDMEVVEEAVDGAEMLQKARETKVDLVLLDITMGGEWSLEYMKQLKEEFPHLPVVVVSVYPEEHFAMRYLKAGASGYVTKESPLEVLINAIRKVASGGKFLSPEYMEKLTFNFNGFDKQPHEYLTDREFEVFCLLSGGKSLTEIAQKLCLSVKTVSTHRTHILQKMNMKTNSELTQYALLNRLL; the protein is encoded by the coding sequence TTGAAAAATATAAAAATTCTTGTTGCGGACGACCATCCAATTTTCCGTCAAGGCATTCACCGTGCGTTTTCGGCCATCAAGGACATGGAGGTGGTGGAAGAAGCAGTCGATGGCGCCGAGATGCTGCAGAAAGCACGCGAGACCAAGGTGGATCTGGTGCTTCTGGATATAACGATGGGTGGCGAATGGAGCCTGGAATACATGAAGCAGTTGAAGGAGGAATTTCCTCATTTGCCCGTCGTTGTCGTCAGCGTGTACCCGGAGGAACATTTTGCCATGCGTTACCTCAAAGCCGGCGCATCGGGTTACGTTACCAAGGAAAGCCCGCTGGAAGTGCTCATCAATGCCATCCGCAAAGTGGCCTCCGGTGGAAAGTTCTTGAGTCCTGAATATATGGAGAAGCTCACATTCAATTTCAACGGATTCGACAAGCAACCCCACGAATACCTGACGGACAGGGAATTTGAAGTGTTTTGCCTTCTTTCCGGCGGCAAGTCACTCACCGAAATTGCGCAAAAGTTGTGTCTCAGCGTGAAAACCGTCAGCACGCACCGTACCCATATTTTGCAGAAGATGAATATGAAGACAAATTCTGAACTCACTCAGTACGCACTGTTAAACCGGCTTCTTTGA
- a CDS encoding glycine/sarcosine N-methyltransferase — MTTANPEQSFGTNPTQVRESDHYQEEYVKSFVEKWDELIDWEQRWKSEGDFFIELLRSRGIKRVLDVATGTGFHSVRLLSAGFDVTSADGSPEMLAKAFKNARNRGLILRTVQADWRWLNRTIHEQFDAVICLGNSFTHLFAEHDRRKALAEFYATLNHDGILILDQRNYDSILDQGFSSKHKYYYCGENVSAEPEYVDEGLARFRYNFPDNSTYHLNMFPLRRKYTRRLMHEVGFQHIETYGDFKGTFDAHEPDFLVHVAEKEYQEEDEED; from the coding sequence TTGACTACAGCAAATCCAGAGCAATCGTTTGGGACGAATCCGACGCAAGTCCGAGAATCGGACCACTATCAGGAGGAGTATGTCAAAAGCTTCGTCGAAAAGTGGGACGAACTGATCGACTGGGAACAGCGCTGGAAAAGCGAAGGAGATTTTTTTATCGAACTCCTGCGGTCGCGCGGCATCAAACGAGTGCTGGACGTGGCCACCGGCACGGGATTTCATTCCGTTCGCCTGTTGAGCGCGGGGTTCGACGTGACCAGTGCCGACGGAAGTCCGGAAATGCTTGCCAAGGCGTTCAAAAACGCGCGCAATCGTGGTCTGATTCTGCGCACCGTGCAGGCGGACTGGCGCTGGCTGAACCGCACCATCCACGAGCAGTTCGATGCGGTGATCTGTCTGGGTAACTCGTTCACGCATTTGTTTGCTGAACATGACCGGAGGAAGGCGCTGGCGGAATTTTATGCCACGCTGAATCACGACGGCATCCTGATTCTGGACCAGCGCAACTACGATTCCATTCTGGACCAGGGGTTCTCCAGCAAGCACAAATACTATTATTGTGGCGAAAATGTTTCCGCCGAACCGGAGTACGTGGACGAAGGGCTCGCGCGGTTTCGTTACAACTTTCCCGACAATTCAACGTATCATCTGAACATGTTTCCCCTGCGTCGCAAGTACACCCGCCGCCTCATGCACGAGGTCGGGTTTCAGCACATCGAGACGTACGGGGATTTCAAGGGAACGTTCGACGCCCACGAACCCGACTTCCTGGTGCATGTTGCCGAGAAGGAATACCAGGAAGAAGACGAGGAAGATTAG
- a CDS encoding tetratricopeptide repeat protein, which yields MPTLYFTLNTHHLQQLIAPITEECNVILHADCIWATPEETPPTPEVRRRMKRSDVLIVAIGPAGSGASQLNERMREEIGTAVNGDLVLIPLLIDDARLPGKDEAGGVWKWLLNMKTHRLRTKRWSEDLNEILAEIEAELNFRREVMEKVSKAGPGPLPEVKDAEGNPLEPPRMGLEFSGVQELRRTIDAEHNSLGRARQSGDREEEKQALGALGLAYAQLGQTQRAIECFEQQLSIVRELNGAREECELLANLGDAYAVSGNLDHAKKYYEEQLCRADELDIPAFIGSAYNGLGHVFVKRGKLDRAIDCYRRALKHYRDLEDHDKELELLVGIGLNQEKKGDLTRAAETLEQAKMSARFVENRKEEARLNVDLAELYKSLNEPRRALDCLSDAEAILNLFEGNWTDPWKSRIASLRSQMKTA from the coding sequence ATGCCGACGTTATATTTCACCCTGAACACACATCACCTCCAACAGCTGATCGCTCCGATCACGGAGGAGTGCAATGTGATTCTGCACGCCGATTGCATCTGGGCCACGCCGGAGGAAACCCCACCCACGCCGGAAGTCCGCCGCCGCATGAAACGGTCCGATGTACTGATCGTCGCCATCGGTCCTGCCGGTTCCGGTGCTTCGCAACTGAACGAACGCATGCGTGAAGAAATCGGCACCGCCGTGAACGGTGATTTGGTTCTCATCCCGTTGCTCATCGACGACGCGCGCCTTCCCGGCAAGGATGAAGCAGGCGGTGTGTGGAAATGGTTACTGAACATGAAAACGCACCGGCTGCGCACCAAGCGCTGGTCGGAAGACCTGAACGAAATTCTCGCAGAAATCGAAGCGGAATTGAACTTTCGCCGGGAGGTCATGGAGAAGGTGAGCAAGGCCGGTCCGGGTCCTTTACCGGAGGTGAAAGACGCAGAAGGCAACCCTTTGGAACCGCCGCGCATGGGATTGGAATTTTCCGGCGTGCAGGAACTGCGCCGCACCATCGATGCGGAACATAACAGCCTGGGCCGGGCACGACAAAGTGGCGACCGCGAGGAGGAAAAACAGGCGCTGGGGGCGCTCGGTCTCGCATACGCGCAGTTGGGTCAGACGCAACGGGCCATCGAGTGCTTCGAGCAACAGCTTTCCATCGTTCGCGAACTGAATGGCGCGCGGGAGGAATGCGAACTTCTGGCGAATCTGGGCGATGCCTATGCGGTGTCCGGCAACCTCGACCACGCCAAAAAATATTATGAGGAGCAGTTGTGCCGCGCGGATGAATTGGATATCCCCGCCTTCATCGGCAGTGCGTACAATGGGCTAGGACACGTTTTTGTCAAGCGCGGAAAACTCGATCGGGCCATCGACTGTTACCGCAGGGCGCTCAAGCATTACCGCGATCTGGAAGACCACGACAAGGAGCTGGAGCTGCTGGTCGGCATCGGACTCAATCAGGAAAAGAAAGGCGACCTCACGCGGGCGGCGGAAACCCTGGAACAGGCAAAGATGTCCGCGCGGTTCGTCGAAAACCGCAAAGAGGAAGCGCGCCTGAACGTGGACCTTGCAGAATTGTACAAATCGTTAAACGAGCCTCGGCGTGCGCTCGACTGTTTGAGCGATGCCGAGGCCATTCTCAATCTGTTCGAAGGCAATTGGACCGATCCCTGGAAATCCCGCATCGCCTCCTTGCGAAGTCAAATGAAAACCGCGTGA
- a CDS encoding sigma-54-dependent Fis family transcriptional regulator gives MSNADPNILPFRNMRELLLAMPQERSVNSLLERVVNKAAEDPLLALSRIWLVRPGDRCDTCPLRSQCLDQARCLHLVAEKYSVGFEPESDAMEEDDYIRIPLGVGKVGRSAVTGEIGDTESVEEDFDFAVSKRWGEPRKVIGLAVLPVVFQGKVLGVCGYVPRAEVEAEGEGLFWGRLVADHLAVSITNAEAFERIEELNRQLTDDYEYLAEELVETQAFGGIIGQSAPLKTVLRQIEMVAKTDANILITGESGTGKEMVAREVHKRSGRVKRPLVKVNCASIPRDLYESEFFGHIKGAFTGAVQDRKGRFELANGGTLFLDEVGEIPLDVQSKLLRVLQEGEYERVGDERTRTTDVRILAATNRDLKREVKEGRFREDLYYRLNVFPIELPPLRERREDIPLLSRHFIEVASKRFNQPIRPPSRSVIVSLEKYDWPGNIRELQNLVERAVITATGGRLKFDLPGVSEPREKSPAAAEELVGGEVVSEAEMRKREKENILRALKQAGGKVYGNDGAAKLLGIKPTTLATRIKSMGLKKQYVQK, from the coding sequence ATGAGCAATGCCGACCCCAACATCCTTCCATTCCGCAACATGCGCGAACTTCTGCTGGCGATGCCACAGGAGCGCAGTGTGAATTCTTTGCTGGAGCGGGTGGTGAATAAAGCCGCGGAAGATCCCTTGCTGGCGTTATCGCGTATCTGGCTGGTGCGTCCCGGTGACCGGTGCGATACCTGTCCGCTTCGTTCACAATGCCTCGACCAGGCCCGTTGCCTGCATCTGGTGGCGGAAAAATACAGCGTCGGATTTGAACCGGAGTCGGATGCCATGGAGGAGGACGATTACATCCGCATTCCTCTTGGCGTCGGCAAGGTAGGGCGTTCTGCCGTGACGGGTGAAATTGGGGACACGGAGTCGGTGGAGGAGGATTTTGACTTTGCCGTGTCGAAGCGTTGGGGAGAGCCACGCAAGGTGATCGGTCTCGCCGTGCTTCCCGTCGTGTTCCAGGGCAAGGTGCTGGGGGTTTGCGGTTACGTTCCGAGGGCGGAGGTGGAAGCGGAAGGCGAGGGCCTGTTCTGGGGACGGCTGGTAGCGGACCATCTCGCCGTATCCATCACCAATGCCGAAGCGTTTGAGCGGATCGAGGAGTTGAATCGTCAGCTCACTGACGACTACGAATACCTGGCAGAGGAACTGGTGGAGACGCAGGCGTTCGGCGGCATCATCGGCCAGAGCGCCCCTCTCAAAACGGTTCTGCGGCAGATCGAGATGGTGGCGAAAACCGACGCCAACATCCTGATCACCGGGGAGTCCGGCACCGGCAAGGAAATGGTGGCGCGCGAAGTGCACAAGCGCAGTGGGCGCGTGAAACGTCCCCTGGTCAAGGTCAACTGCGCGTCGATTCCGCGCGACTTATATGAAAGCGAATTTTTCGGCCACATTAAAGGAGCGTTCACCGGGGCGGTGCAGGACCGCAAAGGGCGGTTCGAACTCGCCAACGGCGGCACGCTGTTCCTCGACGAGGTGGGCGAAATCCCGCTCGACGTACAGAGCAAGCTGTTGCGCGTTCTGCAGGAAGGGGAGTACGAGCGCGTGGGCGACGAACGCACCCGCACCACCGACGTGCGCATTCTGGCCGCCACCAACCGCGACCTCAAACGTGAAGTGAAGGAAGGCCGCTTCCGCGAGGATCTGTATTACCGGCTGAACGTGTTTCCCATCGAGCTCCCGCCCCTGCGCGAGCGGCGGGAAGACATCCCCCTGCTTTCCCGTCACTTTATCGAGGTGGCGTCGAAACGGTTCAATCAGCCGATCAGACCGCCATCGCGGTCGGTGATCGTCTCGCTCGAAAAATACGACTGGCCGGGAAACATCCGCGAATTGCAGAACCTGGTGGAGCGCGCCGTCATCACCGCCACCGGCGGGCGGTTGAAGTTCGATCTGCCGGGGGTGAGTGAACCGAGAGAAAAATCCCCGGCGGCTGCAGAGGAGCTCGTGGGAGGGGAGGTGGTTTCTGAAGCGGAGATGCGAAAGCGCGAAAAGGAAAACATATTGCGCGCGCTCAAGCAGGCGGGCGGCAAGGTTTACGGCAACGACGGCGCGGCCAAACTTCTCGGCATCAAACCCACCACGCTGGCCACGCGCATCAAGTCGATGGGTCTTAAAAAACAATATGTTCAGAAATGA